CCCTTTTGATCCCCGTAGCCACGGCCGCAGCCCGTCCATGGGGGGACTCACAGACATCCACGTCAAAATAATCGTACATAAAGACCGAACAACCGACCGAAGCGGCGCAGATGGTCTTCTCCTGAAGGTCATAGAGGTCAATACATTCGGCCACCAGACGATGAATGACCCCATGATGACAGCCCGGGCAAAAATGAAAAGGCACATCTTTTAGACTCTTGGGACGTTTAAATACTTGTTTCATACTGCTCACCGATATACTTTCTTAATCTCTTCAAACAATTCATTTGGAGTGGGAATCGACCCGGGCGGCCGGCCGTAAAAATCCACCTGGGCCCCTTTGTCTACCGACAATTTCACATCTTCGACCATCTGTCCGGTATTGAGTTCCACCACAAAGAAGTGCTGAATTTTTGTTGATAATTGCCTGAGGGGTTCTTCGGGATAAGGGTACAGGGTGATGGGGCGGAAGAGCCCGACCTTCATCCCCTGCTCCCGGGCCATGTTAATGGAAGATTTAATAATACGGGCCACGGAGCCGAAAGAGACCACGACCAGATCGGCATCTTCGACCAGATAGGTCTGGTATTCGATCTCGGCCTTCATCTGCTGATACTTTTGAAACAATTTCCAGTTATGTTTGGTCAGATCCCCTTCGTTCAGATAAAGGCTTTTTAAAAAACGGGATTTACGGCCTTTGGCCCCGGTCAAGGTCCAGGGTTTATCAAATTCCCGGGGTTCATAGGGGTGAAGGGTCACCGGCTCCTTCATCTGCCCTAAGAGGGCATCCCCTAAAACCAATACGGGATTGCGATATTTGTCGGACAGATCAAAGGCCTTCATCGTCAGATCGTAATTTTCCTGAACGGAAAAAGGGGCCAGGACGATAACCCGGTAATCCCCATGTCCCCCTCCCCGGGTGGCCTGGAAATAATCCCCTTGAGAGGGAGAAATGCCCCCTAATCCAGGGCCGCTGCGGCTCATATTGACGATCACACCCGGGATCTCGGATCCGGCCATATAGGAAATCCCTTCCTGTTTCAGGGAGATCCCGGGGCTGGAAGAAGAGGTCATGGCCCTGGCCCCGGTGGCCCCGGCACCCAGGAGCATGTTGATGGAGGCGATTTCACTTTCGGCCTGGATAAAAGTCCCTCCAACAGCCGGCAAATGCCTGGATAAATATTCCGGGATTTCATTCTGAGGGGTGATGGGATATCCGAAATAATATTTGCAGTTGGCGGCCATGGCCCCCCTGGCGATTGATTCGTTTCCGTTTATCAGTTCGATATTTGGTTTTGACATAAAAACTCCTATGAAAAAGTGCTCAAGGCTGAAAGCTCAGCTTTGAGCTTTCAGCTTCCTCTTTCCAGACCTCAATCACGATATCAGGGCACATTTCCGCACAAAGGGCACATCCGGTACAAGACGCCTCCTCAGTCATACAGGCCACGGTAAAGCCCTGATTATTAATTTTATCGCTGATGACAATACTTTTTTTCGGGCAGGCCAGGACACAAAGTCCACAGCCCTTACACCGTTCTTCTTCAAAAGCTACCTTTGGCATATCAAGTTCCTATTGTTATCTTGTTTTATTTTTTGCAGAGAGCGGTCCGCTAAGAACAGCCGCCTGTCAACCTTTTTCCGCGGCCATGAAGGCCTCCAGGGATTTCAAGTCTTCCACATTATAAGACCGGTACTCATAATCCCTGGGCAGACATTTTCGAACCAACCCGAGGAGGACCTTCTTGGGACCTACTTCCACAAAGCGGGATACCCCGTGGGCCATCAGATTCCCGACCAATTCCACCCAACGGACCGATTGGCCGATCTGACTCCCCATGATTTCTTTTATCCTTATCGGATCCGTTTCCGCTTTTCCGGTCACATTGAAGAAAATAGTCCTTCGAGGGGGATTAAATTCCACCGGAGCCAGGGTCTCCTTGAAGGCCTCCATGGCCTCCTGCATCAAAGGGCTGTGCCAGGCCCCGCTGACCGCCAGGGGAATTGCTTTGCCGCCGCTCTGGGTCGCTTGTTGAGAGGCTTTTTCAACCAATTCCCTGGTCCCGGAGATAACGGTTTGCTCCGGCGTATTATAATTGGCCGCCCCGATGGCCCCTTCCCCGGCCAATTCGGAAAGGATTGCCCCTAATTTTTCAGGGGCCAAACCCATAATGGCCGCCATGGCCCCGGATTTTTTTTGAGCCGCTTGGTCCATCAAAGCCCCCCGGGCCTTCACCAGCCTGAAGGTATCCTCCAGACCGATCACGCCGGCGGCATAAAGGGCCGAATATTCCCCCAGACTATGACCAGCCGTAACCACCGGAATCACCCCCTGCTCCTCCAAACAGCTTAATACCGTCAGATTGACCGCAGTGATGGCCGGCTGCAAGTTGGCGGTCAACGTCAAACGGTCCATGGGACCGTTAAAACAAAGTTCTTTCAAGGGCAGCCCGGTGATCTCTTCGGCTATTTCAAAAATTTTACGGGCCTTTGGATATTGATCGTATATTTCTTTCCCCATTCCAACATATTGGGAACCTTGTCCTGGAAATAAAAAGGCCTTGAGGCTCATAGAGGTCTTCTCCTGAAAATTTTGCTTATATATAAGGCGAAAATCATTACAATTCA
This Deltaproteobacteria bacterium DNA region includes the following protein-coding sequences:
- the fabD gene encoding ACP S-malonyltransferase, giving the protein MSLKAFLFPGQGSQYVGMGKEIYDQYPKARKIFEIAEEITGLPLKELCFNGPMDRLTLTANLQPAITAVNLTVLSCLEEQGVIPVVTAGHSLGEYSALYAAGVIGLEDTFRLVKARGALMDQAAQKKSGAMAAIMGLAPEKLGAILSELAGEGAIGAANYNTPEQTVISGTRELVEKASQQATQSGGKAIPLAVSGAWHSPLMQEAMEAFKETLAPVEFNPPRRTIFFNVTGKAETDPIRIKEIMGSQIGQSVRWVELVGNLMAHGVSRFVEVGPKKVLLGLVRKCLPRDYEYRSYNVEDLKSLEAFMAAEKG
- a CDS encoding 3-methyl-2-oxobutanoate dehydrogenase subunit VorB — its product is MSKPNIELINGNESIARGAMAANCKYYFGYPITPQNEIPEYLSRHLPAVGGTFIQAESEIASINMLLGAGATGARAMTSSSSPGISLKQEGISYMAGSEIPGVIVNMSRSGPGLGGISPSQGDYFQATRGGGHGDYRVIVLAPFSVQENYDLTMKAFDLSDKYRNPVLVLGDALLGQMKEPVTLHPYEPREFDKPWTLTGAKGRKSRFLKSLYLNEGDLTKHNWKLFQKYQQMKAEIEYQTYLVEDADLVVVSFGSVARIIKSSINMAREQGMKVGLFRPITLYPYPEEPLRQLSTKIQHFFVVELNTGQMVEDVKLSVDKGAQVDFYGRPPGSIPTPNELFEEIKKVYR
- a CDS encoding 4Fe-4S binding protein → MPKVAFEEERCKGCGLCVLACPKKSIVISDKINNQGFTVACMTEEASCTGCALCAEMCPDIVIEVWKEEAESSKLSFQP